A genomic segment from Haloarcula limicola encodes:
- a CDS encoding ABC transporter permease has translation MSTEQGFIGRTFGDRDDVALTLLDNMIWPILGVVILGILLTVPQTFRSMQLILWGAVPIGLLVLAESLCLLSGHFDLSIGSIAGFSAMFTGMLLGTCPSCWAVTTSPWVGFGVILITGAVIGLANGVMIAKVGLNPFLQTLAFLIIFEGAKTAMQTQPVTGLPRLYVQVGGTPDLAIGIMLAAFLVFGLVLRYTSFGQSVYALGSSEVSAREVGIDTERLIIVIYTISGLLSAIAGLMLTGFVGVVPPLIGEGLVFQAFAGAVIGGISLFGGRGKITGALGGVILIQLVQSALNNSPVVGATQIQMINGIVLLVAILLYSTQSKIRSRILASGAV, from the coding sequence ATGTCTACTGAACAAGGTTTCATCGGCAGGACGTTCGGTGATAGAGACGACGTAGCGCTGACGCTGCTCGACAACATGATCTGGCCGATTCTGGGCGTCGTCATCCTCGGTATCTTGCTGACGGTTCCCCAGACTTTCCGGTCCATGCAGTTGATACTGTGGGGCGCAGTTCCGATCGGCTTGTTGGTCCTCGCCGAAAGCCTCTGTCTCCTCTCTGGGCACTTCGACCTCTCGATCGGCTCCATCGCCGGCTTCTCGGCGATGTTCACCGGGATGTTGCTTGGGACGTGTCCGAGTTGCTGGGCCGTCACGACCAGCCCGTGGGTCGGGTTCGGTGTCATCCTGATCACCGGCGCGGTCATCGGATTAGCCAACGGCGTGATGATAGCGAAGGTCGGGCTGAATCCGTTCCTCCAGACGCTCGCGTTCCTCATCATCTTCGAGGGCGCGAAGACGGCCATGCAGACCCAACCCGTGACCGGGCTCCCGCGGTTGTACGTCCAGGTCGGCGGCACGCCCGACCTCGCCATCGGCATCATGCTGGCGGCGTTCCTCGTCTTCGGGCTCGTGCTTCGGTACACCTCGTTCGGGCAGTCGGTGTACGCGCTCGGGAGCTCCGAGGTCTCGGCCCGCGAAGTGGGCATCGACACCGAGCGGCTCATCATCGTCATCTACACCATCAGCGGTCTGCTGTCGGCCATCGCCGGGCTGATGCTGACCGGCTTCGTCGGCGTCGTCCCGCCGCTCATCGGCGAGGGGCTGGTGTTCCAGGCGTTCGCCGGGGCCGTCATCGGCGGCATCAGCCTGTTCGGCGGCCGCGGGAAGATCACCGGCGCGCTGGGCGGGGTCATCCTCATCCAGCTCGTCCAGTCCGCGCTGAACAACAGCCCCGTCGTCGGGGCCACTCAGATACAGATGATAAACGGCATCGTCCTGCTCGTCGCCATCCTGTTGTACAGCACGCAGAGCAAGATCCGCTCTCGCATCCTCGCGAGTGGTGCGGTATGA
- a CDS encoding LLM class flavin-dependent oxidoreductase: MQFDWMVQCYAGAGVHRDTPMLDTVERETVLHGVDAAVDAGLSGLWAPDHFMLGPKAEEYEVWTLLSALAERTDDVDIGPLVGSITYRNPALLAKMATTVDILSEGRLRLGLGAGWHEEEHRAYGFDFPDIDTRIEMLEEGVQLIKAMFTDEEPNFAGDHYAIDDALNNPKPVSEPHPPIVIGGAGPRMLRLIARHADEWNVEISARARGKPIDFKVEKFDEYLEDEGRDPGDVERSWLAHVLVREDEAAVESAVDDIFPLPWGEESDMDETLDDAEDAREKGSMLIGTPSQVATQIESIRNLGFGKLQLMFLDFPDTRGMELFSDEVMPEFR; encoded by the coding sequence ATGCAGTTCGACTGGATGGTGCAGTGTTACGCAGGCGCTGGGGTCCACCGGGACACCCCGATGCTCGACACTGTCGAACGAGAGACGGTATTGCACGGCGTAGACGCCGCGGTGGACGCGGGCCTGTCGGGCCTGTGGGCACCCGATCACTTCATGCTCGGTCCGAAGGCCGAGGAGTACGAGGTGTGGACGCTCCTCTCGGCGCTGGCCGAGCGGACCGACGACGTAGATATCGGGCCGCTCGTCGGCTCGATCACCTATCGGAACCCGGCGCTATTGGCGAAGATGGCGACGACCGTGGACATCCTCTCGGAGGGCCGCCTCCGCCTCGGTCTGGGAGCCGGCTGGCACGAGGAGGAACACCGCGCCTACGGCTTCGACTTCCCCGACATCGACACGCGCATCGAGATGCTGGAGGAGGGCGTTCAGTTGATCAAGGCGATGTTCACCGACGAAGAACCGAACTTCGCGGGCGACCACTACGCCATCGACGACGCCCTGAACAACCCCAAGCCGGTGAGCGAGCCGCACCCCCCGATCGTCATCGGTGGAGCGGGTCCGCGGATGTTGCGACTCATCGCCCGCCACGCCGACGAGTGGAACGTCGAGATAAGCGCGAGAGCGCGGGGCAAGCCCATCGACTTCAAGGTCGAGAAGTTCGACGAGTACCTGGAAGACGAGGGTCGCGACCCCGGAGACGTGGAGCGGTCGTGGCTGGCCCACGTCCTCGTGCGCGAGGACGAGGCCGCCGTCGAATCGGCCGTCGACGACATCTTCCCGCTGCCGTGGGGCGAGGAGTCGGACATGGACGAGACGCTCGACGACGCCGAGGACGCCCGCGAGAAGGGGAGCATGCTCATCGGCACGCCCTCGCAGGTGGCGACTCAGATAGAGTCGATTCGAAACCTCGGGTTCGGAAAGCTCCAGTTGATGTTCCTCGACTTCCCCGACACGCGGGGGATGGAGCTGTTCAGCGACGAGGTCATGCCCGAGTTCCGATAG
- a CDS encoding SMP-30/gluconolactonase/LRE family protein, with translation MTRPELVVDIECETGEGPLWHPDEELLYWADIPRGRIYRYDPAADDHDLVYEDDEERIGGFTFQTDGSLLLFQEAGAVRRLDQSSGTVDTVVERDPERFHERFNDVIADPEGRVFAGVMPDTERDVPGRLYRLDTDGTFELVRECVLPNGMGFTGDRSGFYFTDTGEVDPDCPGYIYRYDYDRDSGEISNVETFLDASGIEGFPDGMTVDSEDHVWSAFWDGGKLIRFAPDGTRETTVEFDPRKVSSVTFAGEGYETAYVTTACVETRETEGEGAGSLYRLDLGVTGREEFRSDIEV, from the coding sequence ATGACGCGACCGGAACTCGTCGTCGACATCGAGTGTGAGACCGGCGAAGGGCCGCTGTGGCACCCCGACGAGGAACTGCTCTACTGGGCCGACATCCCGCGGGGGCGCATCTATCGGTACGACCCGGCGGCCGACGACCACGACCTCGTCTACGAGGACGACGAGGAGCGAATCGGCGGGTTCACCTTCCAGACCGACGGCTCGCTGTTGCTGTTTCAGGAGGCGGGCGCAGTCCGCCGGCTCGACCAGTCGTCGGGAACCGTCGATACCGTCGTCGAACGCGACCCGGAGCGCTTTCACGAGCGGTTCAACGACGTCATCGCGGACCCCGAGGGCCGCGTCTTCGCCGGCGTCATGCCCGACACGGAACGCGACGTGCCCGGCCGACTCTACAGGCTGGACACCGACGGGACGTTCGAGCTCGTCCGGGAGTGCGTCCTCCCGAACGGGATGGGCTTCACCGGCGACCGCTCGGGGTTCTACTTCACCGACACCGGCGAGGTCGACCCCGACTGCCCGGGATACATCTACCGCTACGACTACGACCGGGACAGCGGCGAGATATCGAACGTCGAGACGTTCCTCGACGCGAGCGGGATCGAGGGGTTCCCGGACGGGATGACCGTCGACAGCGAGGACCACGTCTGGTCGGCGTTCTGGGACGGCGGCAAACTGATTCGCTTCGCCCCGGACGGCACCCGCGAGACGACCGTCGAGTTCGACCCGCGAAAGGTGTCCTCGGTCACCTTCGCCGGTGAGGGCTACGAGACGGCCTACGTGACGACGGCCTGCGTGGAGACGAGAGAGACCGAGGGCGAGGGGGCCGGAAGCCTCTACCGCCTCGATCTCGGCGTGACCGGCCGCGAGGAGTTCCGGTCGGACATCGAGGTCTGA
- a CDS encoding aldose 1-epimerase, which produces MACTITDEYERRGLDAVFLENDRLRVELLPGKGGDITEIRDKRTDANVLFEAPHEWRAPATGTVGAPDGAYAFLDHYPGGWQSVLPGAGGPSSARGAPLALHGESSLVPFETRILDSGPERVAVELTASLTRYPFDLEREISLAAGESAIEVTERVTNTGRVSVEYSWLQHVALGEPLVAPEASLSVPCETVYVDPDQTNDTARLPPGETFEWPICETDDGPVDLREFPPADERVHDLVALADLSEGRYTLSNPELDLGVTAEFPESLYEFLWYWRPLGGFEEAPFFGRNYNVGLEPCTSIPNAGLDAAVENGTANELEPGETVESTVRLSTHPAK; this is translated from the coding sequence ATGGCCTGCACTATCACGGACGAGTACGAGCGGCGGGGTCTCGACGCCGTCTTTCTGGAGAACGATCGCCTCCGCGTCGAACTGCTACCGGGGAAAGGCGGCGACATCACGGAGATACGCGACAAGCGCACGGACGCGAACGTGCTGTTCGAAGCGCCCCACGAGTGGCGCGCGCCGGCGACCGGCACTGTCGGCGCGCCGGACGGCGCGTACGCCTTCCTCGACCACTACCCCGGCGGGTGGCAGAGCGTCCTGCCGGGCGCGGGCGGCCCGTCGTCGGCCCGCGGCGCGCCGCTCGCGCTCCACGGCGAGTCGAGTCTCGTCCCCTTCGAGACGCGGATTCTCGATTCGGGACCGGAGCGCGTCGCGGTCGAGCTCACGGCGTCGCTCACTCGCTACCCCTTCGACCTCGAACGCGAGATCTCGCTCGCCGCGGGCGAGTCGGCCATCGAAGTGACCGAACGGGTCACCAATACGGGGCGGGTCTCGGTCGAATATTCGTGGCTCCAGCACGTCGCGCTGGGGGAACCGCTCGTCGCCCCCGAAGCGTCGCTGTCGGTGCCCTGCGAGACGGTGTACGTCGATCCGGACCAGACGAACGACACCGCTCGGCTCCCGCCCGGCGAGACGTTCGAGTGGCCGATCTGTGAGACGGACGACGGCCCGGTCGACCTCCGGGAGTTCCCGCCGGCGGACGAGCGAGTCCACGACCTCGTGGCGCTCGCGGATCTCTCGGAAGGCCGCTACACGCTCTCGAACCCGGAACTCGACCTCGGCGTGACCGCCGAATTTCCCGAATCGCTGTACGAGTTCCTCTGGTACTGGCGACCGCTCGGCGGGTTCGAAGAGGCTCCCTTCTTCGGGCGGAACTACAACGTCGGGCTGGAGCCCTGCACGTCGATTCCCAACGCCGGACTCGACGCCGCCGTCGAGAACGGAACGGCGAACGAACTGGAGCCCGGCGAGACCGTCGAATCGACGGTCCGCCTGTCGACGCACCCCGCCAAATGA
- a CDS encoding ATP-binding cassette domain-containing protein, giving the protein MSVEDSPASEEESAPEADGERTTEPKIRVENVTKQFGRIVALEDVSLEVEPGEIYALVGDNGAGKSTLMNVLSGVHEPTSGQIYKDGREVHFGNPSDARDNGIETVYQDLALMNDLDIATNIFMGQFPRKGGWPLQIIDWDETYERTEQIMMDQLGRDLDIRTEVEFLSGGQRQLVAIGRALAFDPDVIILDEPTSALSVDATRLVQDTIDKLADEGITIIIVSHNIESVLEHADRIGVLFRGSLVGTLEPSETDLEELNELMTTGTLESGLLDDD; this is encoded by the coding sequence ATGAGCGTCGAGGACAGCCCAGCGAGCGAGGAGGAGTCGGCTCCAGAGGCCGACGGCGAACGGACAACGGAGCCGAAGATCCGCGTCGAAAACGTCACGAAGCAGTTCGGCCGCATCGTCGCCCTCGAAGACGTCTCGCTCGAGGTCGAACCGGGCGAGATCTACGCGCTCGTCGGCGACAACGGGGCGGGGAAGTCGACGCTGATGAACGTCCTCAGCGGCGTCCACGAGCCGACGAGCGGCCAGATCTACAAGGACGGCCGCGAGGTCCACTTCGGCAACCCGTCGGACGCCCGGGACAACGGCATCGAGACCGTCTATCAGGACCTGGCGCTGATGAACGACCTCGACATCGCGACGAACATCTTCATGGGCCAGTTCCCGCGGAAGGGCGGCTGGCCGTTACAGATCATCGACTGGGACGAGACCTACGAGCGCACCGAGCAGATAATGATGGACCAGCTCGGCCGCGACCTGGACATCAGGACGGAAGTCGAATTCCTCTCGGGCGGCCAGCGCCAGCTCGTCGCCATCGGCCGCGCGCTGGCGTTCGACCCGGACGTCATCATCTTAGACGAGCCGACGAGCGCGCTGTCGGTCGACGCGACTCGACTCGTCCAAGATACCATCGACAAACTCGCCGACGAGGGCATCACCATCATCATCGTCAGTCACAACATCGAGTCCGTCCTCGAACACGCCGATCGCATCGGCGTGCTGTTTCGGGGATCGCTCGTCGGCACGCTCGAACCGAGCGAGACGGACCTCGAAGAGCTGAACGAACTGATGACGACCGGGACGCTCGAGTCCGGACTGTTGGACGACGACTGA
- a CDS encoding MaoC family dehydratase, whose product MSAPSKDTHRYFEEIEEGETYSVEDARTITEADIVNFAGLSGDFHPLHMSETAADESDFGERIAHGNLVFSVAEALVADMNPRSFSYGYDSLRFVNPVPIGTTLSVHREVVETEEYNDSLGRVVYQYEVTDGEETLLVCEHITLVERRDAGA is encoded by the coding sequence ATGTCAGCGCCGTCGAAGGACACCCACCGGTACTTCGAGGAGATCGAAGAAGGAGAGACCTACAGCGTCGAGGACGCCCGGACGATCACCGAGGCGGACATCGTCAACTTCGCCGGGCTCTCGGGCGATTTCCACCCGTTACACATGAGCGAAACCGCGGCAGACGAGTCCGATTTCGGCGAGCGAATCGCCCACGGCAACCTCGTCTTCTCGGTCGCGGAGGCGCTCGTCGCCGACATGAACCCGCGGTCGTTCTCCTACGGGTACGACTCGCTCCGGTTCGTCAACCCGGTGCCCATCGGGACGACGCTGTCCGTCCACCGGGAAGTCGTCGAGACCGAGGAGTACAACGACTCGCTGGGACGCGTCGTCTATCAGTACGAAGTGACCGACGGCGAGGAGACGCTGTTGGTCTGTGAGCACATCACGCTCGTCGAGCGACGGGACGCCGGGGCGTAG
- a CDS encoding ABC transporter substrate-binding protein, protein MPTLRLVGRPFEGFENALQRQMDSFAATADADVTFERDHRPLPEIHEELLATGDITDGTYDLFLCLSDWLPMVAEAGYVHSLDDRLADSPPDDWPDGWAESLRGLMTYEGIAYGVPYHDGPEIFHYREDLFESVAEQRAFREEYGRPLSVPRTWDEFLEVAEFFTRPDEDLWGTVVAAKPDGHNDVYDFCIHLWSRGGRLLDEDGRPAFDSPEGREALRYYHDLIHEHEVVPPESIEMESVETGQFYADGEAAMMWNWSGFGAMAEDPESAVFGRTNYGLIPRAEAPAGEHTSLTVCYGLTVPKGSEHPDLAYDFVRHAASAENDEITTLEGASGTRFSTWRDPEILRTNSFYSIVEEVNTGPVNTLPRIPAYLELNEILNEMVEAVVVERSISVEDGLAAAAERASDLLE, encoded by the coding sequence ATGCCGACGCTCCGACTCGTCGGCCGCCCGTTCGAGGGATTCGAGAACGCCTTACAGCGACAGATGGACTCCTTCGCGGCGACGGCCGACGCCGACGTGACGTTCGAACGCGACCACCGCCCGCTTCCCGAGATTCACGAGGAACTACTCGCGACCGGCGACATCACCGACGGCACCTACGACCTCTTTCTCTGTTTGAGCGACTGGCTGCCGATGGTCGCCGAGGCCGGCTACGTCCACTCGTTGGACGACCGCCTCGCCGACTCGCCGCCCGACGACTGGCCGGATGGGTGGGCCGAGAGCCTCCGGGGGCTGATGACCTACGAGGGCATCGCCTACGGCGTCCCCTACCACGACGGCCCGGAGATTTTCCACTACCGCGAGGACCTCTTCGAGAGCGTTGCCGAGCAACGCGCGTTCCGCGAGGAATACGGCCGCCCGCTCTCAGTGCCCCGCACGTGGGACGAGTTTCTGGAGGTGGCGGAGTTCTTCACGCGCCCCGACGAGGACCTCTGGGGGACCGTCGTCGCGGCGAAACCCGACGGCCACAACGACGTCTACGACTTCTGCATCCACCTGTGGAGTCGCGGCGGGCGGTTGCTCGACGAAGACGGCCGACCTGCCTTCGACAGTCCCGAAGGACGTGAGGCGCTCCGGTACTACCACGACCTGATTCACGAACACGAGGTCGTGCCGCCTGAGTCCATCGAGATGGAGAGCGTCGAGACGGGCCAGTTCTACGCCGACGGAGAGGCCGCGATGATGTGGAACTGGTCGGGGTTCGGCGCGATGGCCGAGGACCCGGAGTCGGCGGTGTTCGGCCGGACGAACTACGGACTCATCCCGCGGGCCGAGGCTCCAGCTGGCGAACACACCTCGCTGACGGTCTGTTACGGCCTGACCGTCCCGAAGGGGAGCGAACACCCCGACCTCGCCTACGACTTCGTTCGCCACGCCGCGTCCGCCGAGAACGACGAGATCACGACGCTCGAAGGGGCCTCCGGCACGCGATTCTCGACGTGGCGCGACCCCGAAATCCTCCGGACGAACTCGTTCTACTCGATCGTCGAAGAGGTCAACACGGGCCCGGTGAACACGCTCCCGCGGATTCCGGCCTACCTCGAACTGAACGAGATACTCAACGAGATGGTCGAGGCGGTCGTCGTCGAGCGGTCGATCTCCGTCGAGGACGGCCTCGCTGCGGCGGCCGAACGGGCGAGCGACCTGCTGGAGTGA
- a CDS encoding mannonate dehydratase — translation MNQPSASDSDGEPVDFDALPMRVGLGQFMDPTEEKLRFVKQLGCDDVLLNMYRYSPDYPHMPDNERIPLEGDAEWSYENLVELRERIEAADLRLNAIENIPISFYDKIMLGEEGREEQIEHVKTTVRNIGRAGIPMFGYHWMPSGVWRNTEVAVRGGAGASGFDGDAVDDELTHGREYTEDELWDNYEYFLEELLPVAEDAGVKMCLHPNDPPVPSLGGVPQLFRNFENFKRAMELVPSENHGLEFCLGCWSEMGEDLSEVVRYFGERGKLFYVHFRDVEGTVPKFNETFIDQGNYDAYEILSLLYDVGFSGLVIPDHTPHVEGDTDWDHRGRAHAVGYLNGMLTAIRHERGE, via the coding sequence ATGAACCAGCCCAGCGCGAGCGATAGCGACGGCGAGCCCGTGGACTTCGACGCCCTCCCGATGCGCGTGGGTCTCGGGCAGTTCATGGACCCCACTGAGGAGAAACTGCGGTTCGTCAAGCAACTCGGCTGTGACGACGTCTTGCTCAATATGTATCGGTACTCGCCGGACTATCCGCACATGCCGGACAACGAGCGAATCCCCCTCGAAGGCGACGCGGAGTGGTCCTACGAGAATCTGGTCGAACTCCGCGAGCGAATCGAGGCGGCCGACCTCCGTCTGAACGCCATCGAGAACATTCCCATCTCCTTCTACGACAAGATCATGCTCGGTGAGGAGGGCCGAGAGGAGCAGATAGAACACGTCAAGACGACGGTTCGCAACATCGGTCGCGCTGGCATCCCGATGTTCGGCTACCACTGGATGCCGAGCGGCGTCTGGCGGAACACCGAGGTCGCCGTCCGCGGCGGCGCGGGAGCCTCCGGGTTCGACGGCGACGCCGTCGACGACGAACTCACCCACGGCCGAGAGTACACCGAGGACGAGCTGTGGGACAACTACGAGTATTTCCTCGAAGAACTCCTCCCCGTGGCCGAGGATGCGGGCGTGAAGATGTGCCTCCACCCCAACGACCCGCCCGTGCCGTCGCTCGGCGGCGTCCCACAGCTATTTCGGAACTTCGAGAACTTCAAGCGGGCGATGGAACTGGTTCCCAGCGAGAACCACGGGCTGGAGTTCTGTCTCGGCTGTTGGTCCGAGATGGGCGAAGACCTGTCCGAAGTCGTCCGCTACTTCGGCGAGCGCGGCAAACTGTTCTACGTCCACTTCCGCGACGTCGAGGGCACGGTCCCGAAGTTCAACGAGACGTTCATCGACCAGGGGAACTACGACGCCTACGAGATCCTCTCCCTGCTCTACGACGTGGGCTTCTCGGGGCTGGTCATCCCCGACCACACGCCCCACGTCGAGGGTGACACCGACTGGGACCACCGCGGACGCGCCCACGCTGTCGGCTACCTGAACGGAATGCTAACGGCGATTCGCCATGAGCGCGGCGAGTGA
- a CDS encoding SDR family NAD(P)-dependent oxidoreductase, translating into MAGERHSDRTVIVTGAASGIGRGIAKRFGEEGANVVVADVRRDPKQGERYDTDVTTPTDELLTEETPGDGTFVETDVGDPESVEAMVETTTDTYDGISVLVNNAGIQIVGDSQTTSIEEWQRSIDVDLSGAFYCVKYAVPYLKESEGQIVNIGSVRGFEGGGGPPYAAAKGGVVNMTRDLAMELGEANVRVNCVNPGYIETPLQDINTDEDVEKSTEQTLLPHFGTPEDIGDAAVFLASDEASFITGANLAVDGGWLAHSGL; encoded by the coding sequence ATGGCGGGCGAGAGACACAGCGACCGGACAGTGATCGTGACCGGCGCGGCCAGCGGTATCGGACGCGGCATCGCCAAGCGTTTCGGCGAGGAGGGCGCGAACGTCGTCGTCGCGGACGTGCGCCGCGACCCGAAGCAGGGCGAGCGCTACGACACCGACGTGACGACGCCGACGGACGAACTTCTCACCGAGGAGACGCCCGGCGACGGGACGTTCGTCGAGACGGACGTGGGCGACCCCGAAAGCGTCGAAGCGATGGTCGAGACGACAACCGATACCTACGACGGAATCAGCGTGCTCGTCAACAACGCCGGCATCCAGATCGTCGGCGACTCGCAGACAACCTCCATCGAAGAGTGGCAACGCTCCATCGACGTGGACCTGAGCGGCGCGTTCTACTGCGTGAAGTACGCGGTCCCCTATCTGAAAGAGAGCGAGGGACAGATCGTCAACATCGGCTCGGTTCGGGGGTTCGAGGGCGGCGGCGGCCCGCCCTACGCCGCGGCGAAGGGCGGCGTCGTCAACATGACCCGTGACTTGGCGATGGAACTGGGCGAGGCCAACGTTCGGGTGAACTGCGTCAATCCGGGCTACATCGAGACGCCGTTACAGGACATCAACACGGACGAAGACGTCGAGAAGTCCACGGAACAGACGCTCCTCCCGCACTTCGGCACGCCGGAGGACATCGGCGACGCCGCCGTCTTCCTCGCCAGCGACGAGGCCTCGTTCATCACGGGCGCGAACCTCGCCGTCGACGGCGGATGGCTGGCCCACAGCGGTCTCTGA
- a CDS encoding L-rhamnose mutarotase, with protein sequence MSETERAVYVQRLDPDQREAYVEAHDDVPEAVTDAMERGGVEEFELYVRDDIAVCILECEDLDAYLDAVDGDEEVAEWERYTGQFKQSGVDADADPKSGIPFMDRIWRFEPDGE encoded by the coding sequence ATGTCTGAGACAGAGCGAGCGGTCTACGTCCAGCGACTCGATCCCGACCAGCGCGAGGCCTACGTCGAGGCCCACGACGACGTGCCCGAGGCGGTGACCGACGCGATGGAACGGGGCGGCGTCGAGGAGTTCGAACTGTACGTCCGCGACGACATCGCCGTCTGTATCTTAGAGTGTGAAGACCTCGACGCCTATCTCGACGCCGTCGACGGCGACGAGGAAGTCGCCGAGTGGGAGCGCTACACGGGCCAGTTCAAGCAGTCGGGCGTCGACGCCGACGCGGACCCCAAATCGGGGATCCCGTTCATGGACCGTATCTGGCGGTTCGAACCCGACGGGGAGTAG
- a CDS encoding mannonate dehydratase, with the protein MVSPALILPPEPDERWQLAKQMGVEKTVIHPLEIGDGRTYWSYDDLQGLDNWLADAGLEFSVLEGSVPISDRVRVGAEGRDEDIEMFTQFLRHCGEVGIPVVAYDWMAGVRWARTAAHVESRGGSYVTEFDVEKARGGPEPFPDVTREDVWEALEYFLQEVTPVAEEAGVKLALHPDDPPRESLRGTPRVVGSVEAYDRVLSAYESEHNGITFCQGNFAAMGADIPEAIERFGERINFVHFRDVEGDADRFVETWHDDGPTDMLAAMRAYEEHVGDDVPMRPDHVPTMAGEDNSNPGYHTKGRLFAIGYMRGLREQAHADR; encoded by the coding sequence ATGGTTTCGCCAGCACTTATCCTCCCCCCGGAGCCCGACGAACGGTGGCAGTTGGCCAAACAGATGGGCGTCGAGAAGACGGTCATCCACCCGCTGGAGATCGGCGACGGCCGAACCTACTGGAGCTACGACGACCTGCAGGGACTCGACAACTGGCTCGCGGACGCTGGCCTCGAATTCTCCGTCCTCGAGGGGTCGGTCCCCATCTCCGATCGGGTTCGCGTCGGTGCGGAGGGACGGGACGAGGACATCGAAATGTTCACGCAGTTCCTGCGCCACTGCGGGGAGGTCGGGATCCCGGTCGTCGCCTACGACTGGATGGCCGGCGTCCGCTGGGCGCGCACCGCGGCCCACGTCGAGTCCCGCGGCGGCTCCTACGTCACCGAGTTCGACGTCGAGAAGGCGCGAGGCGGCCCCGAGCCGTTTCCCGACGTGACCCGCGAAGACGTCTGGGAGGCGCTGGAGTATTTCCTGCAGGAGGTGACGCCGGTCGCCGAGGAGGCGGGCGTGAAACTCGCGCTCCACCCCGACGACCCGCCGCGCGAGTCGCTGCGCGGGACGCCCCGAGTCGTCGGGAGCGTCGAGGCGTACGACCGCGTGCTCTCGGCCTACGAGAGCGAGCACAACGGGATCACCTTCTGTCAGGGCAACTTCGCCGCGATGGGGGCGGACATCCCCGAGGCCATCGAGCGCTTCGGCGAGCGGATCAACTTCGTCCACTTCCGGGACGTCGAGGGCGACGCCGACCGCTTCGTCGAGACGTGGCACGACGACGGCCCGACGGACATGCTAGCGGCGATGCGCGCCTACGAGGAACACGTCGGCGACGACGTGCCGATGCGGCCCGACCACGTCCCGACGATGGCGGGCGAGGACAACTCCAACCCCGGCTACCACACGAAGGGGAGACTGTTCGCCATCGGCTACATGCGCGGGCTGCGAGAGCAGGCTCACGCGGACCGATAG
- a CDS encoding RraA family protein, producing the protein MSEPSLGEICDRYEQLYPGAVVDVLDDRGLADQTLSPEIAPLRDGMTTAGVAYPVEGRPNRSVDPDENMRNILRMLGDAPEHAVLAYQTNDDRAAHLGELSVVSLKAQGARGAVIDGGVRDVAYILEEEFPVFSRYRTPADAVPRWEILDWGGEAVVGGVAVSAGDVILGDVDGVVVVPERVRVSVLEEAEELADTENEVREAVRGGTAPIDAYDEYDVF; encoded by the coding sequence ATGAGCGAGCCGTCACTCGGCGAGATATGCGACCGCTACGAACAACTGTACCCCGGTGCCGTCGTCGACGTCCTCGACGACCGAGGGCTGGCCGACCAGACGCTCTCTCCGGAGATCGCCCCCCTTAGAGACGGGATGACCACGGCCGGCGTCGCCTACCCCGTCGAGGGACGGCCGAACCGGAGCGTCGACCCCGACGAGAACATGCGGAACATCCTCCGGATGCTCGGCGACGCGCCCGAACACGCCGTCCTCGCGTATCAGACCAACGACGACCGGGCGGCCCACCTCGGCGAGCTCTCGGTCGTCTCGCTGAAGGCTCAGGGCGCTCGCGGCGCGGTCATCGACGGCGGCGTCCGCGACGTGGCGTACATCCTCGAAGAAGAGTTCCCCGTCTTCTCGCGCTATCGGACTCCCGCCGACGCGGTGCCGCGCTGGGAGATCCTCGACTGGGGTGGCGAGGCGGTGGTAGGAGGGGTCGCCGTCTCCGCCGGCGACGTGATTCTTGGCGACGTAGACGGCGTCGTGGTCGTCCCCGAGCGCGTCCGGGTCTCGGTCCTCGAAGAAGCGGAGGAACTCGCAGACACCGAGAACGAGGTCCGCGAGGCGGTCAGAGGCGGAACCGCGCCGATAGACGCCTACGACGAGTATGACGTGTTCTGA